CCCTGACGGCCAGCCACTAGTGACGCGGTACGACTACGATAACGCCGGGCGTCTTATCACCCGCCACTTGCCCGCCACCGAGCACGCCCCCGCCAGCAGTGAACACTACCACTGGGGCACCCATGGGCAACTGGACAGCGTCACCAACGACCACAGCGAAGTCACGTTCCGCTACGACCACGCCCAACGGATGATCGGCGAACAGCAACGCCATGCCAGCCTCGAAGGCGCCACCAACGAACACACGGCGTGGAGCTGGCAACACCAGCACACACTCACTGCTACCGGCGCGCCCCAGGCCAGCCAGTTCGGCGAGTTACCGGCCCTTAACTGGCACACCTACGGCAGCGGCCACCTGCACGGTCTCAGCGCCCCCGACCTCCACCTGGAGATCGCCCTCGAACCCGATGCCCTGCACCGCGAGACCCAGCGCCGCCTGAGCCTCAGTACCGGCGTTAGTACCGGCGATCACACCCAGCCGCTGATCTTAGAGCGTGGCTATACCGCCACGGGCCAGGTGGATCACCTCGCATTGCGCAGCCCCCACAGCGCCGGTGAGCAACACTACCAATACGACGCCCTGGGCAGAATGACCTTCCGCACCCAGCAGCATTCACAAGGGCAAGGCCAAACCAGCCCGACCATTGCGTATAACTACGACAAGGCCGGGCGCTTAATCGGCAGCCAGCACGGCCACGATGCCCACCGCTACCCGGTGGATGCCGCCGGTAACCGCAGTGCCGCGAGCAGCTCCACACCTAATGCCACCAACCAGCTCGCCCAGCTTAACGGCACCCGCTACCGCTACGACGGCGCAGGCAATCTGATCCATCGCGAACACCCCGACGGCGAGCGCCTCACCTTGGGTTACGACGGCGCCAACCGGCTGGTGCAACTGACCCACATCAGCAAACTGGGCTATACCCGCCACGCCAGCTACCGCTACGACGCCCTGGGCCGCCGCATCAACAAAACCGTGAGCCACACCGATGGCACCACCGCCACCACCCACTACGGCTGGGACGGCGACCGCATCGTACGGGAAGAGACCAACCACCAACGCACCACGGTGGTCTACGAACCGGGCAGTTTTGTTCCCATGCTACGCATTGATGAAACCCAAGACCCGCAAGGCAACCAAGACACGCAACTCAGCGCCTATATCACCGACGCCCTGGGCACCCCGCTGCAACTGCTCAGCCCCAACGGCCAGCCCCGCTGGCTCGCAGAGCCCGACGACTGGGCCGCAGTTAAAAGCCAACGTGCCGTACGCGGCGTCACCCAACCGATCCGCTTCCAGGGCCAATGGCACGATGAGGAAAGCGGGCTGTACTACAACCGCCACCGCTACTACGACCCCGAGCAGGGGCGCTATATCAGCCAGGATCCGATTGGGTTAAGGGGCGGCACAAACTTGTATGGCTACGTCACCAACCCGACGGGCATGGTGGATCCGCTGGGGTTGGAAGTTGTTGGTACCTTTGATGTTTCTACTGGCGATTTAATGTTGATTGATAGTAATACTGGGGTAGAAACAAGAGGAGTATTTCGATCTGGAGGTGTTCCTTATGGTGAGCCTATACCCAATGGAGAATATGATATTCTTGAACATCCCGACCCAGATTTTTTTCGCTTAGAACCTCGGGATTCAAATTATGGGGATGACATCCATGAAGAATCGGGTAGAGATCTATTTCGACTTCATAGGCCAGGCATGACTATTGGTTGTATTGCAGCAAAAGATTCTAGTAATTGGTTAGAAGTGAGGGAAGCCGTGCTTTCCACAGCTACAGATTCGGTAGCAGTTAATTCAAAAAGCCGCAATCCATTTAGCTCTCGAAAAGAGCAACTAATAAGATATGGCCGTATTAAAGTGACGGGAAATAATTGACATGGATTTTTTTCGTTTACTTGCCTTTTTTACTTTAACTCTATATTGCTACTTTGGCTTTGAAAGGTTTTTTCACTGGCTGTGGCTTTCTATAAAATTTAATTCTTTATCACAGGTTGTTTATGTAAACAAAGGTTTAGCTATTTTATATTTAATTATTGGGATTCTATTGATAATTACAGCGCACTGGAACTTCCATGAGAGATATGGCGCATATTTAAAAGTCTGCATAATCCTTGCTTCACTTGCAATGTTAGTGACTTTTTTAATGCTACTAAGTGGTAGGTATCATGCTTAGCCCCTGGGCTTACAGTGGAACCACAACAAGGGCATTTTCCCAGCTACCGCCAAGGAAGCCACTGGCTACTTTCCTTGGCGGTAGCGTGGCTGTGTAGCTTCCACCATGACCCACATCAGACTCAAACACACCTACGGCAGCGGCCACCTGCA
This genomic window from Halomonas sp. TD01 contains:
- a CDS encoding RHS repeat-associated core domain-containing protein: MIRYRLTVVKLVQDHDGSATDDWLVRYSFSAVGDLIAVRHRHGEVMREFEWDTHMLTAHRVPGGIEAHYTWDRHAPDGRVIGQQEAGGLARSYRYEVDHTLVTDSLGREERFHFVGSGPGKRWTAHTRADGSRIEFRYDRAGRKVATIDSLGRETLIERDDHGQVVGQTTPDGSRWTIERDALGQPMRLDGPDDQRWQIKRNDRGHPISVTGPEGTTAFAYENASLPDRPTTLTDAVGATHQREYNALGQITAQTDCSQQRTTVTYDRHGYLASVTNALNETTRTQHDERGQRVATQLPDGHYWHHHVDPQGRLVELEGPHGFRQQIFYDDHGRPVQRIEADGSQQHTAYDDAGRLSELTLGNGAVYRFTYDTMDRLASETGPDGREQQYRYDDAGQLIERVEANRPGPDGQPLVTRYDYDNAGRLITRHLPATEHAPASSEHYHWGTHGQLDSVTNDHSEVTFRYDHAQRMIGEQQRHASLEGATNEHTAWSWQHQHTLTATGAPQASQFGELPALNWHTYGSGHLHGLSAPDLHLEIALEPDALHRETQRRLSLSTGVSTGDHTQPLILERGYTATGQVDHLALRSPHSAGEQHYQYDALGRMTFRTQQHSQGQGQTSPTIAYNYDKAGRLIGSQHGHDAHRYPVDAAGNRSAASSSTPNATNQLAQLNGTRYRYDGAGNLIHREHPDGERLTLGYDGANRLVQLTHISKLGYTRHASYRYDALGRRINKTVSHTDGTTATTHYGWDGDRIVREETNHQRTTVVYEPGSFVPMLRIDETQDPQGNQDTQLSAYITDALGTPLQLLSPNGQPRWLAEPDDWAAVKSQRAVRGVTQPIRFQGQWHDEESGLYYNRHRYYDPEQGRYISQDPIGLRGGTNLYGYVTNPTGMVDPLGLEVVGTFDVSTGDLMLIDSNTGVETRGVFRSGGVPYGEPIPNGEYDILEHPDPDFFRLEPRDSNYGDDIHEESGRDLFRLHRPGMTIGCIAAKDSSNWLEVREAVLSTATDSVAVNSKSRNPFSSRKEQLIRYGRIKVTGNN